Proteins from a single region of Juglans microcarpa x Juglans regia isolate MS1-56 chromosome 5S, Jm3101_v1.0, whole genome shotgun sequence:
- the LOC121267629 gene encoding ervatamin-B-like translates to MTFITVLLVILGTCTSQAMSRRILNEVEVSIAGKHEEWMAKHGRTYKDNDEKQKRLEIFKDNMDFVNKVNNEGNRTYKLSVNKFADLTNEEFRATRTGYKLSTEPRSTTAETTSSFKYASVINVPGSMDWRKKGAVTSVKDQGECECCWAFSATAAVEGLTKIKTGKLVDLSEQQLVNCATNGNNGCHRGWMDNAFEYIVQNQGQTTETNYPYLAKDGTCDTNKASAKAAKITGFEDVPANNEAALLKAAAHQPISVAIEGEGRDFQLYASGIFTGGCGTDLNHAVTLVGYGVAEDGTKHWLIKNSWGENWGEGGYMRIQRDYSDPRGLCGIAMQPSYPVA, encoded by the exons ATGACTTTTATCACAGTCTTGTTGGTGATTTTGGGGACTTGTACATCTCAAGCGATGTCCCGCAGGATCCTTAATGAGGTTGAAGTTTCCATTGCTGGTAAACACGAGGAATGGATGGCTAAACATGGACGTACTTATAAGGACAATGACGAGAAGCAAAAGCGTCTCGAAATATTCAAGGACAACATGGATTTCGTGAACAAAGTCAACAACGAAGGGAATCGTACTTACAAGTTGAGTGTCAACAAATTTGCAGACCTAACAAATGAAGAGTTTCGTGCCACTCGTACTGGATACAAGCTCTCAACCGAGCCGAGGTCAACCACAGCGGAGACAACGTCGTCGTTCAAGTATGCATCAGTGATTAACGTTCCGGGGAGTATGGACTGGAGAAAGAAAGGAGCCGTCACTTCCGTTAAAGATCAGGGCGAATGTG AATGTTGCTGGGCCTTTTCAGCAACGGCAGCGGTAGAGGGGCTCACCAAAATCAAAACAGGGAAATTGGTCGACCTATCTGAGCAACAACTAGTGAACTGTGCCACGAATGGAAATAATGGTTGCCATCGTGGTTGGATGGATAATGCTTTTGAATATATAGTACAAAATCAAGGACAAACCACTGAAACAAATTATCCATACTTGGCTAAGGACGGAACTTGTGACACAAACAAGGCGTCTGCTAAAGCAGCTAAGATAACTGGCTTTGAAGATGTACCTGCCAACAATGAGGCGGCATTGCTAAAAGCCGCAGCTCACCAACCAATCTCCGTTGCCATTGAAGGCGAGGGACGTGATTTTCAGCTCTATGCAAGCGGGATCTTCACTGGAGGATGTGGCACCGATCTAAACCATGCTGTTACTTTAGTCGGGTATGGAGTAGCTGAAGACGGTACCAAGCATTGGTTAATCAAGAATTCATGGGGTGAGAACTGGGGTGAGGGTGGCTATATGAGGATTCAAAGAGATTATTCTGATCCCAGAGGTCTCTGCGGCATTGCCATGCAACCTTCCTATCCAGTTGCTTGA
- the LOC121268689 gene encoding U-box domain-containing protein 12-like gives MSLCTSQRPIMPDSSSSSSPPPPCSPIWLLPHIKLHFFARIRRFLRLKAARKRCGSSGGVDVASSTARGVNNEVVVQALERESEDESAVLQRSVKKLHFGSWLEKEMAVKEIEKLAREDGKTRKFLAQLGVIPVLVAMAASEVATQRRVAVTALIELANGTYTNKALMLEAGILSKLPQNIDTVDELTRREFAELLLSLSSLANNTQFPLASSESTLPFLLSILQSSSSVETKELCLGTTYNISTVLDHAGALVSSGFLQTLLTLSTTKELSEKALATLGHLVVTLMGKKAMENSPMVPESLIEILTWEDKPKCQELSAYILMILGHQNSTQRERMAKSGIVQVLLEVSLLGSPLAQKRAIKLLQWFKDERQANMRPHSGPQTGRIAMGSPVNPREAQEGKKMMKNLVKQSLYKNMEVITRRANIAAVHSSSKLKALVISTSSKSLPY, from the exons ATGTCTTTGTGCACCTCACAACGTCCAATAATGcccgattcttcttcttcttcttctcctcctcctccttgtTCTCCTATTTGGTTATTGCCCCACATAAAGCTCCACTTCTTTGCTCGAATCCGACGGTTCCTGCGACTGAAAGCAGCTCGTAAGCGATGCGGATCGTCGGGCGGAGTCGACGTAGCGAGTAGTACTGCCAGAGGTGTTAATAACGAAGTAGTAGTCCAGGCTCTGGAGAGGGAGAGTGAGGACGAGTCGGCGGTGCTACAGAGGTCAGTTAAGAAGCTTCACTTCGGAAGCTGGCTTGAGAAAGAAATGGCGGTTAAGGAGATTGAGAAGCTTGCTAGAGAAGACGGGAAGACAAGGAAATTCTTGGCGCAGCTTGGGGTTATACCTGTGCTGGTGGCTATGGCTGCTTCGGAGGTGGCCACGCAGCGGCGTGTGGCGGTGACGGCTTTGATTGAGCTCGCCAATGGAACTTATAC GAACAAGGCGCTCATGTTGGAGGCAGGAATCTTATCCAAACTGCCACAGAACATTGATACTGTCGATGAACTAACGAGACGTGAATTTGCAGAATTGCTATTATCGTTATCTTCTCTTGCAAATAATACACAATTCCCTCTAGCCTCGTCCGAAAGTACTCTCCCATTTCTCTTGAGCATTCTTCAATCCAGTTCAAGTGTTGAAACTAAAGAGTTGTGTTTGGGTACCACGTACAACATCTCCACCGTCTTGGACCATGCAGGAGCCCTGGTCTCTAGCGGATTTTTACAAACACTCTTGACACTCTCCACTACAAAGGAACTTTCAGAGAAAGCCCTCGCAACGCTCGGGCATTTGGTGGTGACTTTAATGGGAAAAAAGGCAATGGAAAACAGTCCAATGGTGCCAGAGAGCTTGATAGAGATCTTGACATGGGAAGATAAACCCAAGTGCCAAGAATTATCAGCTTACATTCTAATGATTTTGGGTCATCAAAACTCAACCCAACGGGAGAGAATGGCCAAGTCAGGAATTGTGCAGGTACTTCTTGAAGTGTCATTATTGGGTAGCCCTCTAGCACAGAAGAGGGCGATAAAGCTATTACAATGGTTCAAAGATGAGCGGCAAGCAAACATGCGGCCGCATTCCGGACCCCAAACAGGAAGGATTGCAATGGGTTCGCCTGTAAATCCAAGGGAGGCTCAAGAAgggaagaaaatgatgaagaattTGGTGAAGCAAAGTTTATATAAGAACATGGAAGTAATAACCCGACGAGCCAATATTGCTGCAGTTCACTCCTCCTCTAAGCTCAAAGCCCTTGTGATCAGCACAAGTTCAAAGAGCTTGCCTTACTAA